One segment of Mycolicibacterium sp. YH-1 DNA contains the following:
- a CDS encoding DEAD/DEAH box helicase, producing MTSPESDAQSADMTFADLQIHPAVLQAVTDVGYESPSPIQAATIPAMLAGSDVVGLAQTGTGKTAAFAIPILSKIDTSSRVTQALVLAPTRELALQVAEAFSRYGAHLHVNVLPIYGGSAYGPQLAGLKRGAQVVVGTPGRVIDHLEKGSLDLSHLDYLVLDEADEMLQMGFAEDVERILEGTPEYKQVALFSATMPGAIRKITTKYLHDPVQVKVDSKTATADNITQRYIQVAGPRKMDALTRLLEVESFEAMIVFVRTKQATEEVAEKLRARGFSASAINGDIAQAVRERTITALKDGSIDILVATDVAARGLDVERISHVVNYDIPHDPESYVHRIGRTGRAGRSGTALLFVSPRERHLLNSIERVTRQKLVESQLPSVDDVNAQRVEKFRDSITRALGSPQIELFRKLIEGYERDNDVPMADIAAALALLSRDGEEFLMTEPPPEKRRERPDRSDRPDRKPRERRTDLATYRIAVGKRHKVAPGAIVGAIANEGGLNRSDFGHITIKVDHSLVELPKKLSGETMKKLASTRIQGQLIHLEPDSGPKARYNPK from the coding sequence ATGACCTCGCCCGAATCGGACGCCCAGAGCGCCGACATGACCTTTGCCGACCTGCAGATTCACCCAGCCGTCCTGCAGGCCGTTACCGATGTCGGCTACGAGTCGCCCTCGCCGATCCAAGCCGCCACCATTCCTGCGATGTTGGCTGGTTCCGACGTCGTCGGTCTGGCGCAGACGGGCACCGGCAAGACGGCGGCGTTCGCGATCCCGATCCTGTCCAAGATCGACACCAGCAGCCGTGTCACCCAGGCCCTGGTGCTGGCGCCGACGCGCGAACTCGCGTTGCAGGTCGCCGAGGCGTTCAGCCGCTACGGCGCCCACCTGCACGTCAACGTCCTACCGATCTACGGCGGCTCGGCATACGGGCCGCAGCTGGCCGGTCTCAAGCGTGGCGCCCAGGTCGTCGTCGGCACGCCCGGCCGTGTCATCGACCACCTGGAGAAGGGCAGCCTGGACCTGTCGCACCTGGACTACCTGGTGCTCGACGAGGCCGACGAGATGCTCCAGATGGGCTTCGCCGAGGATGTCGAGCGCATCCTCGAGGGCACGCCCGAGTACAAGCAGGTCGCGCTGTTCTCGGCCACCATGCCGGGCGCCATCCGCAAGATCACCACCAAGTACTTGCACGATCCGGTCCAGGTGAAGGTCGACTCCAAGACCGCGACCGCCGACAACATCACACAGCGCTACATCCAGGTGGCTGGTCCGCGAAAGATGGACGCGCTGACGCGGCTGCTCGAGGTCGAGTCGTTCGAGGCGATGATCGTCTTCGTCCGCACCAAACAGGCCACCGAGGAGGTCGCCGAGAAGCTGCGGGCGCGAGGATTCTCCGCCTCCGCCATCAACGGCGACATCGCACAGGCCGTCCGCGAGCGGACCATCACCGCGCTCAAGGACGGCTCCATCGACATTCTTGTCGCGACGGACGTCGCGGCCCGTGGCCTTGATGTCGAGCGCATCTCGCACGTCGTGAACTACGACATTCCGCACGATCCCGAGTCCTACGTCCACCGCATCGGTCGTACGGGTCGGGCCGGGCGGTCGGGTACAGCGCTTCTGTTCGTGTCGCCTCGTGAACGGCATCTGCTCAACTCAATCGAGCGCGTCACCCGCCAGAAGCTCGTCGAGTCCCAGTTGCCGTCGGTCGATGACGTCAACGCCCAGCGGGTGGAGAAGTTCCGCGACTCCATCACCCGTGCGCTGGGCTCACCCCAGATCGAGCTGTTCCGCAAGCTGATCGAGGGCTACGAGCGCGACAACGATGTGCCGATGGCAGATATCGCCGCCGCGCTGGCGCTGCTGAGCCGTGACGGCGAAGAGTTCCTCATGACGGAGCCGCCCCCGGAGAAGCGCCGCGAGCGCCCCGACCGGTCAGATCGTCCGGACCGCAAGCCGCGCGAGCGGCGCACCGACTTGGCCACCTACCGCATCGCGGTCGGTAAGCGACACAAGGTCGCACCCGGTGCGATCGTTGGCGCGATCGCCAACGAGGGCGGACTGAACCGCAGCGATTTCGGGCACATCACCATCAAGGTCGATCACTCGCTTGTCGAGCTGCCGAAGAAGCTGTCCGGTGAGACCATGAAAAAGCTTGCGAGCACCCGCATTCAGGGCCAGCTCATTCACCTCGAACCCGATAGCGGGCCCAAGGCGCGCTACAACCCCAAGTAG